Proteins encoded within one genomic window of Fragaria vesca subsp. vesca linkage group LG1, FraVesHawaii_1.0, whole genome shotgun sequence:
- the LOC101300479 gene encoding transmembrane protein 184C-like, which produces MASSSDSHTTVHGSTYADLYKPALIVAASFAVLALILSLFLILRHLKSYTKPSEQLWVVFVVSMVPVYATCSIISLWKPKLSVPCDILRNCYEAFALYSFGSYLVACLGGESRVVKLLENQSGKLLNEALVEGEDENIRKPHWSLRDFFFRPTIIGKYLFTIVKFGLVQYMILKTVCAFLALVLEIFGVYGNGEFKLYYGYPYITIVLNFSQMWALYCLVKFYNATHERLQPIRPLAKFISFKAIVFATWWQGVGIALLCSFGVLPNQEKLQTGLQDFLICIEMAIAAVAHVFVFSAEPYHYIPLTSGYEKITTTETTSEEVVKLEEGDSTQAVVETKETQVKAPGTSVRESVQDIVMEGGHHVVKDVVLTINQAMGPVEKGVTKGVTKIQETFHQRSDDQDNKSEVSVEETFEVTLSDEETHMDLEKSTISERRM; this is translated from the exons ATGGCATCATCGTCTGATTCACATACGACAGTCCATGGAAGTACATATGCAGATCTCTACAAACCGGCCTTAATAGTTGCAGCTTCCTTCGCAGTTTTGGCACTCATTCTCTCTCTTTTTCTCATCCTTCGACATCTCAAGTCATACACCAAGCCTTCA GAACAACTATGGGTGGTTTTTGTTGTTTCCATGGTACCTGTTTATGCGACTTGTTCG ATTATATCCTTGTGGAAGCCAAAGCTGTCTGTACCATGTGACATTCTGAGAAACTGTTATGAAGCGTTTGCCTTGTATTCTTTTGGAAGCTACTTGGTTGCTTGTCTGG GAGGTGAGAGCAGAGTAGTAAAATTACTTGAAAATCAATCTGGAAAGCTCCTAAACGAAGCATTGGTAGAAGGAGAAGATGAGAATATCAGGAAACCACACTGGTCTCTTCGCGACTTCTTCTTCCGACCAACTATTATTGGGAAATATTTGTTCACAATAGTGAAATTCGGTCTTGTTCAATAT ATGATTCTGAAGACAGTGTGTGCATTCCTTGCACTGGTGTTGGAAATCTTTGGCGTCTATGGAAATGGGGAATTCAAGTTGTACTACGG GTATCCGTACATCACGATAGTACTGAATTTCAGCCAGATGTGGGCATTGTATTGCCTTGTGAAATTCTATAATGCGACTCATGAAAGACTTCAACCAATAAGGCCACTTGCAAAGTTTATCAGCTTTAAGGCTATTGTGTTTGCAACTTGGTGGCAAGGTGTGGGTATTGCACTGTTGTGTTCTTTTGGTGTTCTTCCCAACCAGGAAAAACTACAAACAGGGTTGCAGGATTTCTTGATTTGTATAGAA ATGGCAATTGCAGCTGTTGCACATGTGTTTGTCTTTTCGGCAGAACCTTATCATTACATTCCATTGACTTCTGGGTATGAGAAGATCACCACTACTGAAACAACCAGTGAGGAAGTAGTGAAGTTGGAGGAAGGTGACAGTACACAAGCTGTGGTTGAAACAAAAGAAACTCAGGTCAAGGCTCCTGGAACAAGTGTGAGAGAGAGTGTTCAGGACATAGTTATGGAAGGTGGTCATCAT GTTGTCAAGGATGTTGTGTTGACCATAAATCAAGCAATGGGGCCAGTGGAGAAGGGCGTGACGAAGGGTGTGACAAAGATACAAGAAACCTTCCACCAAAGATCAGATGATCAAGACAATAAGTCGGAGGTATCAGTTGAGGAGACTTTTGAGGTGACTCTTTCCGATGAAGAAACACACATGGACCTCGAGAAAAGTACTATATCTGAAAGAAGAATGTAG
- the LOC101292060 gene encoding methylenetetrahydrofolate reductase 2-like: MKVIDKILEDEKKVVFSFEFFPPRTEDGVENLLERMDRMVAHNPAFCDITWRASNADLTLDIANKMQNMICVETMMHLTCTNMPVDMIDHALQTIKSNGLQNVLALRGDYDSKFVHIQGGFACALDLVTHIRATYGDYFGITVAGYPEAHPDVIEEDNGLATPESYQSDLAYLKRKVDAGADLILTQLFYDTDIFFKFVNDCRQIGITCPIVPGIMPINNYKGFIRMTGLCKTRIPAQVTAALEPIKDNEEAVRAYGIHLATEMCNKILAHGIRTLHLYTMNMEKSALAILMNLGLIEDAKISRPLPWRRPANNGKEDGESSQQIKGDNPTNCST, encoded by the coding sequence ATGAAGGTGATCGACAAAATCCTGGAGGATGAGAAGAAGGTGGTGTTCTCGTTCGAGTTCTTCCCTCCGAGGACAGAGGATGGGGTGGAGAACCTGCTGGAGAGGATGGATCGGATGGTGGCACACAATCCGGCCTTCTGCGACATCACTTGGCGGGCCTCAAATGCCGATCTCACTCTTGACATTGCCAACAAAATGCAGAACATGATCTGCGTGGAGACCATGATGCATCTCACCTGCACCAACATGCCCGTTGACATGATTGACCACGCCCTGCAGACCATCAAGTCCAACGGCCTCCAGAACGTTCTTGCTCTCCGCGGCGACTACGACAGCAAGTTTGTTCATATCCAAGGCGGCTTTGCCTGCGCCCTCGACCTGGTCACTCATATCAGAGCAACATATGGTGATTACTTTGGTATCACTGTTGCTGGCTATCCAGAGGCACATCCAGACGTCATTGAAGAAGATAATGGCCTTGCCACCCCCGAGTCTTACCAAAGTGATCTCGCTTATCTCAAGAGAAAGGTTGATGCTGGTGCTGATTTGATCCTCACTCAGTTATTCTACGATACTGATATTTTCTTTAAATTCGTCAACGACTGTCGCCAAATCGGAATCACTTGTCCTATTGTTCCTGGAATCATGCCTATCAATAACTACAAAGGTTTCATACGCATGACTGGTTTGTGCAAAACAAGGATACCAGCTCAAGTTACTGCTGCCTTGGAACCTATTAAGGACAATGAAGAAGCTGTCAGAGCTTATGGAATTCACCTTGCAACAGAGATGTGCAACAAGATTTTAGCTCATGGGATTAGGACACTGCATCTTTATACAATGAACATGGAGAAATCAGCATTGGCTATACTAATGAATCTTGGTCTGATTGAAGACGCTAAGATATCAAGGCCCTTGCCTTGGAGACGCCCCGCAAATAATGGTAAAGAAGATGGGGAGTCGTCCCAGCAAATTAAAGGAGACAATCCAACCAACTGTTCTACATAA
- the LOC101301040 gene encoding U6 snRNA-associated Sm-like protein LSm1-like, giving the protein MSWAGPEDSLLSTSLASYLDKKLLVLLRDGRKLLGLLRSFDQFANVVLEGACERVIVGDLYCDIPLGLYVIRGENVVLIGELELNKEELPPHMTLVPEAEIKRAQKAERDASDLKGSMRKRMEFLDFD; this is encoded by the exons ATGTCGTGGGCAGGCCCAGAAGACTCTCTCCTCTCAACTTCTCTTGCGAGCTATCTTGACA AAAAGCTTCTTGTCTTATTGCGAGATGGGCGAAAGCTCTTGGGATTACTACGGTCTTTTGACCAGTTTG CTAATGTTGTGCTTGAAGGTGCATGTGAACGAGTTATTGTCGGTGATCTTTACTGTGACATCCCATTAGGTCTGTATGTAATCCGTGGGGAGAATGTTGTCTTAATCGGAGAACTG GAATTGAACAAGGAGGAGCTTCCCCCACATATGACTCTGGTACCTGAAGCAGAGATAAAAAGG GCTCAGAAAGCAGAGAGGGATGCTTCAGACTTAAAAGGCTCCATGAGAAAAAGAATGGAGTTCCTTGATTTCGATTAA
- the LOC101301327 gene encoding uncharacterized protein LOC101301327 isoform 2, giving the protein MGAPTAAQIVEKLKLNPHQEDKVDRPVSTAIYFLLPTGDVSRLHRIPCAETWHFYLGEPLTVVELNEVDGKVKLTNLGPNFIDEDQQPQYTVPPNVWFGAFPTKDYNISPDGALTKAAPRDSETHYSLVGCTCAPAFQFQDFELAKRSEIIKQFPDSEPLITLLTDSEKA; this is encoded by the exons ATGGGAGCTCCCACTGCCGCCCAGATTGTGGAGAAACTGAAACTGAATCCACACCAAGAAG ACAAGGTTGATCGTCCTGTGAGTACAGCTATTTACTTCTTGCTGCCTACTGGGGACGTTTCACGCCTTCATCGCATACCGTGTGCAGAGACATGGCATTTCTACCTGGGAGAACCTCTTACG GTAGTGGAGTTGAATGAGGTAGATGGGAAAGTCAAACTGACAAACCTTGGACCTAATTTCATTGACGAGGATCAGCAACCCCAGTACACAGTCCCTCCAAATGTTTGGTTTGGTGCATTTCCTACAAAGGACTACAACATTTCACCAGATGGGGCACTGACCAAAGCTGCTCCAAGGGATTCTGAGACCCACTACTCTCTGGTGGGATGCACTTGTGCACCAGCATTTCAGTTCCAGGATTTTGAGTTGGCAAAACGCTCAGAGATCATTAAGCAGTTCCCTGATAGCGAGCCTCTTATAACGTTGCTTACAGATTCTGAAAAAGCATAA
- the LOC101301327 gene encoding uncharacterized protein LOC101301327 isoform 1 has translation MKHSSFNAFHPPKHTKEIFGTRQSSRSQDIMGAPTAAQIVEKLKLNPHQEGGFFSETFRDTSIVLPLCQLPPDYKVDRPVSTAIYFLLPTGDVSRLHRIPCAETWHFYLGEPLTVVELNEVDGKVKLTNLGPNFIDEDQQPQYTVPPNVWFGAFPTKDYNISPDGALTKAAPRDSETHYSLVGCTCAPAFQFQDFELAKRSEIIKQFPDSEPLITLLTDSEKA, from the exons ATGAAACACTCCAGTTTCAATGCTTTTCACCCACCAAAACACACAAAGGAAATCTTCGGAACAAGACAAAGCAGCAGGTCACAAGACATCATGGGAGCTCCCACTGCCGCCCAGATTGTGGAGAAACTGAAACTGAATCCACACCAAGAAGGTGGTTTCTTCTCTGAAACATTCAGAGACACTTCTATTGTCCTACCTTTGTGTCAGCTCCCGCCAGACT ACAAGGTTGATCGTCCTGTGAGTACAGCTATTTACTTCTTGCTGCCTACTGGGGACGTTTCACGCCTTCATCGCATACCGTGTGCAGAGACATGGCATTTCTACCTGGGAGAACCTCTTACG GTAGTGGAGTTGAATGAGGTAGATGGGAAAGTCAAACTGACAAACCTTGGACCTAATTTCATTGACGAGGATCAGCAACCCCAGTACACAGTCCCTCCAAATGTTTGGTTTGGTGCATTTCCTACAAAGGACTACAACATTTCACCAGATGGGGCACTGACCAAAGCTGCTCCAAGGGATTCTGAGACCCACTACTCTCTGGTGGGATGCACTTGTGCACCAGCATTTCAGTTCCAGGATTTTGAGTTGGCAAAACGCTCAGAGATCATTAAGCAGTTCCCTGATAGCGAGCCTCTTATAACGTTGCTTACAGATTCTGAAAAAGCATAA
- the LOC101292348 gene encoding F-box/kelch-repeat protein At3g06240-like, translating into MAETEVPEDVVIFNILPRLPIKTLIRFTSVSKRWRFLILSDRNFARTQLRVSREHRHRLLLVTRTEYSPSPTYKLDVLNLRHVPSSSAARDLNLPKTLLCPLGSFNGLVFIVDDCENLCVLNPATGFLKQFPGPGFPIDEWLLYCGVGYLPAADDYKVAVAVNWERGVHVVIFSLLDRNWKTIETPGCVHFQGTMGTVLNEALHWVDKLDVTGILAFDLEKEEFRIMSVPDLELDDSVYYVGVYGGISLCLLRYSDSDRIDDSIDFWVLTEYGVPDSWTKLFILKMEIFPNLTTNRTWDARYLVMEKSKAAVVEVPGSERRLRC; encoded by the coding sequence ATGGCAGAAACAGAGGTACCCGAAGATGTTGTTATCTTCAACATCCTACCTAGGCTTCCCATAAAAACCCTAATCCGATTCACCTCCGTTTCGAAACGTTGGCGTTTCCTCATACTATCCGACCGCAACTTCGCCAGAACCCAACTTAGGGTTTCTCGTGAGCACCGCCACAGACTCCTCCTCGTCACCCGCACAGAGTACTCTCCGTCACCAACTTATAAGCTCGACGTCCTAAACTTGCGACACGTGCCGTCGTCGTCCGCGGCTCGAGATTTGAATTTGCCGAAAACATTGCTTTGTCCACTTGGTTCATTCAACGGCTTGGTTTTTATCGTGGACGATTGTGAGAACCTCTGTGTTTTGAACCCGGCCACCGGATTTTTAAAGCAGTTTCCCGGCCCAGGTTTCCCGATCGACGAATGGCTACTCTATTGCGGCGTTGGCTATTTGCCGGCCGCCGACGACTACAAAGTCGCCGTGGCGGTTAACTGGGAAAGAGGGGTTCATGTTGTGATTTTCTCTCTGCTAGATCGAAACTGGAAAACGATTGAAACCCCCGGCTGTGTTCATTTTCAGGGAACTATGGGGACTGTTTTGAACGAGGCTCTGCATTGGGTAGACAAGCTTGATGTGACGGGGATTCTAGCGTTTGATTTGGAGAAGGAGGAGTTCAGGATAATGAGTGTGCCTGATTTAGAATTAGATGACTCTGTTTATTACGTTGGGGTTTATGGTGGAATATCTCTGTGTTTGTTGCGGTACTCCGACAGTGATAGAATCGATGACAGTATTGATTTCTGGGTTCTGACAGAATATGGGGTGCCAGATTCGTGGACAAAGTTGTTTATTTTGAAAATGGAGATTTTTCCTAACCTTACTACGAATAGGACTTGGGATGCACGATACTTGGTTATGGAGAAGAGTAAAGCTGCTGTGGTGGAGGTGCCGGGATCGGAAAGGAGACTGCGTTGTTAA
- the LOC101292638 gene encoding probable inactive leucine-rich repeat receptor-like protein kinase At5g20690-like produces the protein MVAVRCRFLFLLLFFFLSPRLLVSLSEQEALLQLKKSLTNTTALDDSWVPTPDSTSPCQSQTSWNGVYCGSGTTVVNLKLSNMGLSGTIDFEALTQLKGLRGLYLDNNHFAGDIPDFHKLVSLRSLSLNNTDFSGEIPADFFSKMNSLRRVTLSNNNFSGKIPESITKLKNLKELNLDNNYFSGEIPDSLAELNGLATLHLENNQLSGEIPHFKETLEDLNLANNTLTGEIPDEMSTRYTPDKFQGNEGLCGDPLENQCPDVPPSPSPSPEKSRPEEEETADKDKKTKMAEIAIGVIAGVSVLMFVVLVIRYRRKDKQFSVLGKENINKDDHVPRQHHAEVVEVHVPSSTSRSIGSTAATSTAQAAMSRSASTKKAAGDSKKGPQGVKNSGNSELLMVSDLRGPFGLPDLMKAAAEVLGNGGLGSAYKAVMGNGLSVVVKRMREMNRLGREGFDAEMRRFGRLRHRNILTPLAYHYRREEKLLISDYVPGGSLLYVLHGDRGTSHSELTWSTRLKIIQGVAKGMEFLHTEFAAYDLPHGNLKSSNILLQEDYEPVLNDYALHPLVNPSNAAQSLFAFKTPEYLESQEISPKADVYCLGIVVLEILTGKFPSQYLSNGKGGIDVVQWVQSATAEQREQELLDPEIESNTESVKQMLQLLKIGADCTESKPDQRPDIKDAIKRILEVRI, from the exons ATGGTCGCTGTTCGCTGCCGCTTCCTGTTCCTCCTCCTCTTCTTCTTCCTCTCCCCTCGCCTCTTGGTTTCCTTGTCCGAGCAGGAAGCCTTGCTCCAGCTCAAGAAATCCCTCACCAACACTACTGCCTTGGACGACAGCTGGGTCCCCACCCCCGATTCCACGTCCCCATGCCAATCCCAAACTTCTTGGAACGGCGTCTACTGCGGCAGCGGCACCACCGTCGTTAATCTTAAACTCTCGAACATGGGACTTTCCGGAACAATCGACTTTGAAGCCTTGACCCAACTCAAGGGCCTCCGAGGTCTTTACCTTGACAACAATCACTTCGCCGGGGACATCCCAGACTTCCACAAACTCGTGTCTTTGCGGTCGCTTTCACTCAATAACACCGATTTCTCAGGCGAAATCCCCGCCGATTTCTTCTCCAAAATGAACTCGTTAAGGCGGGTCACCCTCTCCAACAACAACTTCTCCGGCAAAATCCCTGAATCCATCACCAAGCTAAAAAACCTCAAGGAGCTTAATCTCGACAACAACTACTTCTCCGGCGAAATCCCGGACTCGCTAGCCGAGTTGAACGGTCTGGCAACGCTTCATCTCGAGAACAACCAACTCTCCGGCGAAATCCCTCACTTTAAGGAGACTCTAGAAGACCTGAACTTGGCTAACAACACCCTCACGGGTGAAATCCCTGATGAAATGTCCACCAGATACACACCTGACAAGTTTCAAGGAAATGAAGGACTTTGCGGCGATCCATTAGAGAACCAATGTCCTGATGTTCCTCCGTCACCGTCTCCGTCTCCGGAGAAGTCAAGACCTGAAGAAGAAGAAACAGCCGACAAGGACAAGAAGACCAAGATGGCGGAAATAGCCATCGGCGTGATCGCTGGCGTGTCGGTCTTGATGTTTGTAGTGTTGGTAATCAGATACAGGAGGAAGGACAAACAGTTCAGCGTTCTAGGGAAAGAGAACATAAACAAGGACGATCATGTACCTCGTCAGCACCATGCAGAGGTGGTCGAAGTTCATGTGCCGAGCTCTACTAGCAGGAGTATTGGTAGCACTGCTGCTACTAGTACTGCGCAGGCCGCGATGTCGCGGTCTGCCAGTACCAAGAAAGCTGCTGGGGATTCCAAGAAGGGTCCGCAGGGGGTGAAGAATAGCGGGAATAGTGAGCTGTTGATGGTGAGTGACCTGAGAGGGCCGTTCGGGTTGCCGGATTTGATGAAAGCTGCGGCGGAGGTTTTGGGGAATGGAGGATTGGGGTCAGCTTACAAGGCGGTGATGGGGAATGGGTTGTCTGTGGTGGTGAAGAGGATGAGGGAGATGAATAGATTGGGGAGAGAAGGGTTTGATGCTGAGATGAGAAGGTTTGGGAGATTAAGGCACAGGAATATCTTGACTCCCTTGGCTTACCATTATAGGAGAGAAGAGAAGCTCTTGATCTCAGACTACGTTCCTGGAGGCAGCTTGTTGTATGTTTTGCACG GTGATCGAGGAACTTCTCATTCAGAGCTGACATGGTCTACCCGATTGAAGATTATCCAAGGAGTTGCGAAAGGGATGGAGTTTCTGCATACTGAATTTGCAGCCTATGATTTGCCCCATGGAAATCTCAAGTCCAGCAATATTCTTCTACAAGAAGATTATGAGCCAGTTCTGAATGACTATGCGTTACATCCACTAGTCAATCCCAGCAATGCTGCACAATCACTGTTTGCTTTCAAGACACCAGAGTACCTAGAATCACAAGAAATATCTCCAAAAGCTGATGTGTATTGTCTCGGAATTGTCGTTCTTGAAATCCTTACTGGAAAGTTCCCGTCTCAGTATCTAAGCAACGGCAAAGGCGGGATTGATGTTGTTCAATGGGTGCAGTCAGCGACGGCCGAGCAGAGAGAGCAAGAGCTGCTAGACCCAGAAATTGAAAGCAACACAGAATCAGTGAAGCAGATGCTACAACTTCTCAAGATCGGAGCTGATTGCACCGAGAGTAAACCTGATCAAAGACCTGATATAAAGGACGCCATTAAAAGGATACTCGAGGTACGAATCTGA
- the LOC101292937 gene encoding chlorophyll a-b binding protein, chloroplastic-like: protein MALAIASSALSSFPTREVPWKFSPGLRVTTCMLGRGSTRVGAGKGVSSVCEPLPPDRPLWFPGSSPPEWLDGSLPGDFGFDPLGLGSDPELLKWFAQAELMHGRWAMLAVAGILIPEWAERLGFLENFSWFEAGEREYFADPTTLFVVQLALMGWVEGRRWADMLNPGSVSIEPKLPHKKIPKADVGYPGGLFFDPIMWGRGSPEPVMVLRTKEIKNGRLAMLAFVGFLFQALYTGKDPIENLMDHIADPGHVNIFSAFTSQY, encoded by the exons ATGGCCTTGGCCATTGCCTCTTCTGCACTCTCGAGCTTCCCAACCAG GGAAGTGCCTTGGAAATTTTCCCCAGGATTAAGAGTCACAACATGTATGCTAGGGAGAGGTAGTACACGTGTTGGAGCAGGCAAAGGGGTGTCAAGTGTTTGTGAACCACTCCCTCCAGATAGACCATTGTGGTTTCCTGGTAGTTCACCTCCCGAGTGGCTTGATGGCAG CCTTCCTGGTGATTTTGGCTTCGACCCCCTTGGATTAG GGTCTGATCCAGAGTTGCTAAAATGGTTTGCACAAGCTGAACTGATGCATGGCAGATGGGCAATGCTTGCAGTAGCAGGGATTCTGATCCCAGAGTGGGCTGAAAGACTAGGATTCTTAGAAAACTTCTCATGGTTTGAGGCAGGTGAAAGAGAATACTTTGCAGACCCAACAACTTTGTTTGTGGTGCAATTAGCACTAATGGGTTGGGTTGAAGGTAGGAGATGGGCAGATATGCTTAATCCTGGGAGTGTTTCCATTGAGCCTAAATTGCCTCATAAGAAAATCCCCAAGGCAGATGTCGGGTATCCGGGCGGGTTATTTTTTGACCCGATAATGTGGGGAAGAGGGTCTCCTGAGCCTGTGATGGTGTTGAGAACAAAGGAGATCAAGAATGGACGTCTTGCAATGTTGGCCTTTGTAGGGTTCTTGTTCCAAGCACTTTACACTGGGAAGGACCCTATTGAGAATTTGATGGATCATATTGCAGATCCTGGTCATGTTAACATATTTTCG GCTTTCACTTCACAATACTAG